GGAGAGCGACGACACCCAGCAGGACGGGCTTGAAAGCCCCTGGGAGTCGGCTGCCGAGTATAGACAGTTAGGCTGCTCATGACAACGTGAGGGACTCGCCCGAATAGCGCATTGCCTTTAATGAACAAAAGGCGTAAATGGGCGGGAATTTCGCGAAAAACCAGGCTCCAGAGGCTGTTTCAACCAGCCTTTAGGCAAATTGACATTCGAATTTATCCCTCTATAGTGGTGCGGGCCCTGCGTGGGGGGTCTGTCTGATGATTTCAAGCATTAATAGGAGGCCACATGGCTGACAAAAAAGCGCAGTTGGTCATCGAGGGCAATGCCCCCGTCGAGCTGCCCATTTTAACCGGCACCGTTGGTCCCGATGTTATCGACGTCCGCGGGTTGGGGGCATCCGGCCACTTCACCTTCGACCCCGGCTTCATGGCGACCGCCTCGTGCGAGTCGAAGATCACCTACATCGACGGTGACAAGGGCATCCTGCTGCATCGCGGCTACCCCATCGAGCAACTGGCCGAGCAATCGGACTACCTCGAAACCTGCTACCTGCTGCTGAACGGCGAACTCCCCAACGCCGAACAGAAAGCCCAGTTCGTCAGCACCGTGAAGAACCACACCATGGTTCACGAGCAGCTGAAATCCTTCTTCAACGGCTTCCGTCGCGATGCTCACCCGATGGCGGTGATGTGCGGCGTGGTCGGCGCGCTGTCGGCGTTCTATCACGACTCGCTGGACATCAATAACGCGCAGCACCGCGAAATCTCCGCCGTGCGCCTGGTCGCGAAAATGCCGACCCTGGCGGCGATGGTCTACAAGTACTCCATGGGCCAACCCATGATGTACCCGCGCAACGACCTGTCGTATGCGGAAAACTTCCTGCACATGATGTTCAACACCCCGTGCGAGATCAAACCGATCAGCCCGGTGCTGGCCAAGGCGATGGACCGGATCTTCATCCTCCACGCCGACCACGAGCAGAACGCCTCCACCTCCACCGTGCGCCTGGCAGGCTCCTCGGGTGCCAACCCGTTCGCCTGTATCGCCGCCGGCATCGCCGCACTGTGGGGCCCGGCCCACGGCGGTGCGAACGAAGCCGTACTGACCATGCTCGATGAAATTGGCGATGTCTCGAACATCGACAAGTACATCGCCAAGGCCAAGGACAAGAACGACCCGTTCAAGCTCATGGGCTTCGGTCACCGCGTGTACAAGAACCGCGACCCGCGCGCCACCGTGATGAAGAAGACCTGCGACGAAGTCCTGGGCGAGCTGGGCATCAAGAACGACCCGCAGCTCGAACTGGCCATGCGCCTGGAAGAGATCGCCCTCACCGATCCGTACTTCATCGAGCGCTCGCTGTACCCGAACGTCGACTTCTATTCGGGCATCATCCTGAAGGCCATCGGCATTCCAACCAGCATGTTCACCGTAATCTTCGCCCTGGCGCGTACCGTGGGCTGGATCTCGCACTGGAAAGAAATGCTCTCCGGCCCGTACAAGATCGGCCGTCCACGCCAGCTGTACACCGGCTATGAGCAGCGTGACATCGTCGAGCTGAAAGACCGCAAGTAAGCGCCCGTCGCTGTAACGCAAAAGCCCCGGCAGTGATGCCGGGGCTTTTTCATTTCACCCTGTAGGAGCCGGCCTTGCCGGCGAACCAGGCGACGCGGTGAATGGCACCGGCCATGCCGGTGTTCGCCGGCAAGGCCGGCTCCTACAGGCCTGCAACCCTCACGGCTTCTCAGCCTTCTCGCGCAACCCCTTGAGGGTATTGAACGGCGCATCCACCACGAACTTGTTGGCCACCATCGCCGGCACGCTACCACCCGGCTCGGTGTGCACCTGGTAGATCACCTCGGTGCTTTCACCCTTGGGTACCAGCTTCCAGAAGCCCTGCACCTGAGCCACACGCACGAAACCATCGGTCTCGGGCAGGTACTTTGGCTGCTCCTCAAGCTTGCGCGTCAGGCTGCCGTCAGCTTCCTGGACCGTGGTCACGTGCAGGATCGAGTCACGCGGCGTCACCGGCCATGGCGTGTTGAACTGGGTGTAGGTCCAGCTCTGGTCGCCTTCCTGCTTGAGCAGTTTCTGCGACTTGCACTCGTGAATCCAGGCACAGGCCCCCGCCACATCTTCCTGCAGCGCCCTGACCTTGGCCAACGGCGCCTTGATCACGGTCACGCCACGGTAGGCCTTGTACTTGGAGCCCGGCACTTCGCTCAGCGAGACCTTGATGCCCTCCTCGTCCTTGGCCACCTGCCAGTTCTCGGCCCAGGCGCTCGGCGCCAGCAGGACACCCATGCCACACAGCAGTACGATACGCTTGATCGATCTCATCATCTTTTTCCTTGTTGTCGAAGATCCAACCTGTCACGCCGCCGTCATTTGCTCCAGCCACCCGATGATGCGAATGGCGTCGTCACGATCATTGCCACAGATATCCACTTCCGCCTTGAAGCCACCGCACACCTTCGGCCGCTCGGGCCTGCCGAACAGTTCGCAGAGGTTTTCGACATTCAGGTGCAGGCAGCGCTCGCCCGCCGGCTTGCCCTGGGGCATGCCGGGGATCGGCGAACTGATGGACGGGGCGATGCAGCAGGCACCACAGCCCTCGCGGCATTTCATGACAACAGGACTCCCAGGAGCAAAACGGGACGAACGTCCCTGGATACTAACCGCTCAAACATACGTTTGAAATTGCCGAACGGATGAATTCACCCGTGACCCGGCAGTCAGTTGCGAAATTCGAAATCGATTGCGGCACCTTCCACGTCGTGGCGCGCGTCGTTGCGAAGCTGCAATTGCATTTCGTTGCTGATCAGCCGGCCATTGAGCTGGAACGGGCTGTCGTCGGACTCGGGCTTGGTCGGAAACATGGACGGCAGCAGCGCCTTGCGCGGCGGCGGCGGCACATCGCCGACATCGGGCTTGAGCTGACGAACCATGTCGACCGGCAGACTCAGGTCCAGCTTGGGCGCCGGCAGCGGCTTGGCGACAGCCTTGCTGACTGACTTGGGCTTCGCTTTGGGCTTTGGCTTCACGGCAGGCTTCGTGGCAGGCTTTGCCGGTTTGGCGACCTTGCCCGTCGCAGCCTGCGCCTTGGCCGCAGGCTCCGCAGCCTGGGCCATGCCCACTGACAACCAGGGCAATACGCAGCACAGGATGAGGGCAAACGGTCGAAGCGCTTTCATAGATACCGGGAACAGGCTGGAAAAGCGCGTATGCTCGCTGTTCCACGCGCGTCTGACAAGACTACAAAAGTGAGGCCGTCGATTCCCTGCACAATTGACTGGCCAGCAACCCTAGCGCAACCACCGCGCGCTCGGCCTCTTTGTTCCACGGGAAGCCGCAATTGAGACGAATACAGTGGTTGAACTGTTCGGTGTTGCTGAAGATCAGGCCCGGCGCAATGCTGATACCCTGCTCCAACGCTCGAACATGCAGTTCTTGCGTATTGACCCGCCCAGGCAAGCTGACCCAAAGAATGAAACCACCTGTTGGTCGCGTCATCTGCGTACCTTCCGGGAAGTGCTGCTGCACGGCCAACTGGTAGGCACTGAGGTTCTTACGGTACTCCTGGCGGATAAACCGCAGATGGCGATCATAGCCACCGTTCTCCAGATAGGCCGCCACCCCCATCTGGGTCACGCTACAGGCTGAATGCGTGGTGAAAGTCTGCAATCGCTGAATTTCATCCTGGTATCGCCCGGCAATCATCCAGCCAACCCGCACGCCTGGTGAAAGCGTCTTGGAAAAGCTCGAACAATAGATCACCCGGTCCAGGCGATCGAACGCCTTGAGTGCCTTGGTCCGGCCTTGCTCGAACATCAGCTCGCCATAGATGTCGTCCTCGACGATCTGGATGTCGAAGTCCGAGGCCAGGCGCAACAGTTGCTTCTGCCGCTCCTCGGGCATGGTGCCGCCCAGCGGATTGCTGAGGCGCGCGGTCAGGACCAGCGCCTTGATCGACCACTGGTTGGCCGCCAACTGCAAAGCCTCGAGGCTGATGCCGGTGGAGGGGTCACTGGGAATCTCGATGACCTTCAAGCCCAGCAGGTCGGCAAGTTGCAGCAACCCATAGTAAGTCGGCGACTCGGCGGCGATCAGGTCTCCTGGCCGGGTCAGCACCCGCAACGACATTTGCAGGGCATCGACACAGCCGTGAGTGACCACCACCTCGCGCGGATCGACCAGCACGCCTGCGTCGCGCATGCGTATCGCGATCTGCCGACGCAGCGGTTCGAAGCCTGGGCTGAACATGTAGCTGAAGGCACGCGGGCTATGGAACCGGGTGACCTTGGCCAATTGCTGGTGCAAGGCGCGCACCGGCAGGTAGTCCACATGGGGAACTGCTGCGCCAAAGGGGAACACACCATCACGACGCGCCTCGACCAGCACCTGCTGGATGATGCTGGCCCGCGTGACCAACCCTGGGCGTTCGACCCGGGCGATATCCGGAGTCTGGGCGGTCAGCGCCGGGGTCTGGTGCACGTAGTAGCCCGACTGCGGCCGCGCCCGGATCAGCCCCTGGTCCTCGAGGT
This genomic stretch from Pseudomonas entomophila L48 harbors:
- a CDS encoding PLP-dependent aminotransferase family protein, encoding MTNLLLYQRIAQQLADDIRRGVYQPGERVPSVRKMSAQLNVSHATVLQAYANLEDQGLIRARPQSGYYVHQTPALTAQTPDIARVERPGLVTRASIIQQVLVEARRDGVFPFGAAVPHVDYLPVRALHQQLAKVTRFHSPRAFSYMFSPGFEPLRRQIAIRMRDAGVLVDPREVVVTHGCVDALQMSLRVLTRPGDLIAAESPTYYGLLQLADLLGLKVIEIPSDPSTGISLEALQLAANQWSIKALVLTARLSNPLGGTMPEERQKQLLRLASDFDIQIVEDDIYGELMFEQGRTKALKAFDRLDRVIYCSSFSKTLSPGVRVGWMIAGRYQDEIQRLQTFTTHSACSVTQMGVAAYLENGGYDRHLRFIRQEYRKNLSAYQLAVQQHFPEGTQMTRPTGGFILWVSLPGRVNTQELHVRALEQGISIAPGLIFSNTEQFNHCIRLNCGFPWNKEAERAVVALGLLASQLCRESTASLL
- the gltA gene encoding citrate synthase, with amino-acid sequence MADKKAQLVIEGNAPVELPILTGTVGPDVIDVRGLGASGHFTFDPGFMATASCESKITYIDGDKGILLHRGYPIEQLAEQSDYLETCYLLLNGELPNAEQKAQFVSTVKNHTMVHEQLKSFFNGFRRDAHPMAVMCGVVGALSAFYHDSLDINNAQHREISAVRLVAKMPTLAAMVYKYSMGQPMMYPRNDLSYAENFLHMMFNTPCEIKPISPVLAKAMDRIFILHADHEQNASTSTVRLAGSSGANPFACIAAGIAALWGPAHGGANEAVLTMLDEIGDVSNIDKYIAKAKDKNDPFKLMGFGHRVYKNRDPRATVMKKTCDEVLGELGIKNDPQLELAMRLEEIALTDPYFIERSLYPNVDFYSGIILKAIGIPTSMFTVIFALARTVGWISHWKEMLSGPYKIGRPRQLYTGYEQRDIVELKDRK
- a CDS encoding zinc/iron-chelating domain-containing protein, yielding MKCREGCGACCIAPSISSPIPGMPQGKPAGERCLHLNVENLCELFGRPERPKVCGGFKAEVDICGNDRDDAIRIIGWLEQMTAA
- a CDS encoding START domain-containing protein, translated to MMRSIKRIVLLCGMGVLLAPSAWAENWQVAKDEEGIKVSLSEVPGSKYKAYRGVTVIKAPLAKVRALQEDVAGACAWIHECKSQKLLKQEGDQSWTYTQFNTPWPVTPRDSILHVTTVQEADGSLTRKLEEQPKYLPETDGFVRVAQVQGFWKLVPKGESTEVIYQVHTEPGGSVPAMVANKFVVDAPFNTLKGLREKAEKP